In the genome of Pseudorasbora parva isolate DD20220531a chromosome 10, ASM2467924v1, whole genome shotgun sequence, one region contains:
- the LOC137090486 gene encoding adhesion G-protein coupled receptor G2-like codes for MCTTTVPPPSHTTTINPTTDFTTQIPKATLAQLDTTITIPTETSEPFEPAKASETLDNMTSMVEEMEKKNISNMAIKMGDVIGVLQRQAKNTESKDIQICYSPNQNMINVVENNMKADFPWSVNVPREAFDKSRLENNGSAFVGVLRFKNMGNKGENLLNDEVYGITMGANISNLTDNIEMFFTKKVVGNASCNSWDGKGNLKWTTSGCKTDINNNTIKCSCSHLTFFAVLMSLPDNSTAPYVESLSFISSIGCGISMFFLSVALFMHFLLRKAKSNQATKILINMFVALFLLNLSFLTNESVANTGDKAACIFIALLMHYSMLATFTWFFIQALHMYLWLIRQNVTITNYMRKITVCGWMFPTPIVIAIASVGEYKVLIINTTSGKSPQMCWITDNVIHYIVNIGYYALVFIFTTGVFIMIVSKLVQARHIKATDGKKKTFRKQVMMVLSLFLLFGLTWAVAFFSYGPMLIPSYYIFTVLNSFQGFFLFLYYYHVHNDVEGNFSDNSESSESTTTVVQSRINAVENIYN; via the exons ATGTGTACTACTACTGTCCCGCCACCGTCACACACCACCACAATCAATCCAACTACCGATTTCACAACACAGATCCCAAAAGCCACTCTTGCACAACTTGACACGACAATCACTATCCCAACAGAGACGAGTGAACCTTTTGAACCCGCAAAAGCATC AGAGACTCTGGACAACATGACCTCTATGGTGGAggagatggaaaaaaaaaatataagcaATATGGCGATTAAGATGGGAGATGTTATTGGTGTTCTCCAAAGACAAGCCAAGAACACAGAAAGCAAAGACATTCAAATATGCTACTCTCCAAATCAGAACATGATCAAC GTTGTTGAGAATAACATGAAGGCAGACTTTCCCTGGTCTGTAAATGTTCCCAGGGAGGCCTTTGATAAATCACGACTGGAAAACAACGGAAGTGCGTTTGTTGGAGTTTTACGGTTCAAAAACATGGGAAATAAG GGTGAAAACCTTTTGAACGATGAGGTTTATGGAATAACGATGGGCGCCAATATCTCCAACCTTACCGACAATATTGAAATGTTCTTTACAAAGAAAGTG GTCGGTAATGCGTCCTGCAATTCTTGGGATGGCAAAG GAAATCTTAAATGGACAACGTCCGGCTGTAAGACAGACATCAACAATAACACCATAAAGTGCTCATGTTCACATCTGACGTTCTTTGCCGTGCTGATG TCTCTGCCCGATAACAGCACAGCACCGTACGTGGAATCATTGAGCTTCATCTCTTCTATCGGCTGCGGCATCTCCATGTTTTTTCTGTCCGTCGCTCTGTTCATGCATTTCCTCTTACG GAAAGCCAAATCAAATCAGGCCACAAAGATCTTGATAAACATGTTTGTGGCTTTGTTTCTCCTGAATTTATCCTTTTTGACAAACGAGAGCGTGGCCAACACAGGAGACAAGGCTGCGTGCATCTTCATAGCGCTGCTCATGCATTACTCCATGCTGGCTACATTCACCTGGTTCTTCATTCAAGCTCTTCATATGTACTTATGGCTCATCAGACAGAATGTcaccatcacaaactacatgaGGAAGATCACCGTGTGCGGCTGGA TGTTTCCAACTCCTATAGTCATAGCCATTGCTTCAGTAGGAGAATATAAAGTGCTGATCATAAACACAACATCTGGAAAAAGCCCACAAAT GTGCTGGATTACTGATAATGTTATTCACTACATAGTGAACATTGGTTACTATGCCTTAGTCTTCATCTTCACAACTGGAGTCTTCATCATGATCGTCTCTAAGCTTGTCCAAGCCCGACACATAAAAGCGACTGATGGCAAGAAAAAGACGTTCAGAAAGCAGGTCATGATGGTGTTGAGTTTGTTCCTGCTCTTCGGCTTGACGTGGGCTGTGGCGTTCTTCAGTTATGGGCCGATGCTCATTCCCTCATATTACATCTTCACTGTGTTGAACTCATTTCAAG gGTTTTTCCTCTTCCTGTATTACTACCACGTTCACAATGATGTTGAAGGAAATTTCTCAGATAATTCAGAAAGCTCTGAATCTACCACAACTGTTGTTCAATCCAGAATTAATGCCGtggaaaatatttataattag